From the Kribbella sp. CA-293567 genome, the window CCGCGCTGGCGGAAGGTCAGCCCGTGCTCGTGGACGAGATCGCGCAGCAGCGCGAACAGTTGCTGCTGCAGGGCCGGGTCGTACGCCCAGATCCGCGAGGCGTTCATCACGAACCCGAGCTCCTCGACGTCCTCGGCGAACAGCTCCTCCGCCGCGGCGTCCGGCTCCGGTAGATCGAGAAAACTCATCAGCTTGCCTTCCTTGCCAGATAACCGCTGACCGCGATCTCGGCCCGCAGCGGAAGCCCCTCGCGCACCCGCTCCCGAGCCTGGGCGACCGCTGCTTCGAAGAACTCCGTCTCGCCCACGTGCTGAATCGCCTCGTACGCCGGTCCGGTGGCGGCGAGCGCTCTCGCGTACCCCTCCGGATCCGGAAACTCCCAAGCGAACGGTATCGAGATCCGCTCCACTTCGACGAACCCGAACCGCGAGAGCAACTCCTCACCAGCCCCCGGCCGCCCGAGCGACACCATGTTCGCCTGGTTCGCGACCTTCGCCGTCGACGCCAGCCGGAACGGTTGCAGCGCCCACACCCCGGGCGACTGCTTGAGGTGCCCCCAGACGGTCAGCCCGACCCGTCCACCGGGCACCAGGACGCGATGGATCTCGCCCAGCGCGGCGGGCGTGGTACCCCAGACTCCCCGGAAG encodes:
- a CDS encoding class I SAM-dependent methyltransferase — translated: MTTGTAAADWTVVDEGWGRRAVDFATLSEPANCREYVALHHRLGIGERDLVLDIACGAGLAVELARARGARCAGIDASGRLVAVARDRSPDSDLRVGDMHALPWADGSFDVVTSFRGVWGTTPAALGEIHRVLVPGGRVGLTVWGHLKQSPGVWALQPFRLASTAKVANQANMVSLGRPGAGEELLSRFGFVEVERISIPFAWEFPDPEGYARALAATGPAYEAIQHVGETEFFEAAVAQARERVREGLPLRAEIAVSGYLARKAS